The Peribacillus simplex genome contains the following window.
GAATACTCAACAAGCTCTTCTTCTTTGAAGAATAAACCAATTTCACGTACAGCACTTTCAGCTGAATCAGATCCGTGAATGATGTTTTTGCCAACAGTTACGGCAAAATCACCACGAATTGTTGCTGCTGCTGCATCTTTAGGGTTAGTAGCACCCATCATTTGACGTGCAGTAGCGATTACATTTTCACCTTCCCAAACCATTGCGAAGACAGGACCTGAAGTAATGAAGTCCACTAATTCGCCAAAGAAAGGACGTTCTTTGTGCTCGCCGTAATGTTGCTCAGCCAATTCCTGGGAAATGACCATTAATTTTGCTCCTGCAAGAAGGAAGCCTTTCTTTTCAAAACGGGAAACGATTTCACCGATTAAATTGCGTTGAACGCCGTCAGGCTTTACCATTAAAAATGTTCTTTCCATGAATGTCACTCCTAATATGTATCATTGTTATTTGCCTTTATAAGGCAATCCTTTTAGAATATTACCATTGTTTGATAAGTTTCGCAACTCCTAGTATCAAAACTTTCTTTTTCCGATATTTTTTGCGATATCGGATAAAGTTTTTCTGGCTTTAATAGCAGGAAGACCTTTCAACTCAGTAAAAGCCTTTTCTAAATACATATCACTGATTCTCGCTGCCTGTTCAATGGCCCCGGAAGATTTTATCGCATTGATTATATGCGACATTTCGTCTTTTGGCGTATCTTCCCGAACTGTTTCGATAAGTTTTTTCAACTTTGGATCTTCCATTGCAATCAAAACGGGTAAAGTGATATTCCCTTGAATCAAATCACTTCCGGCTGGTTTCCCAAGCTCTTCTTCCGAAGCCGTAAAATCCAATATATCATCTGTGATTTGATAAGACATACCGACATAATATCCGAATTTAAATAGCTTTTGGTGAACTTTCTCTTCAACCCCCGCTGAAATTGCTCCCAACTGGCAGCTGGATGCAATCAGTAATGCCGTTTTTCGTTTGATCCTTCTAAGGTATATCCGCCAATTCTGTTCGAAATTGTATTTATCTTTTATTTGTTCAATTTCCCCAAGACATAGTTCAACCATAGTATCAGCGAGAATTTGATGCGCAAGAGGAGACTCGATCACCGCCATCATTTCCAGTGCACGAGCAAAAATGAAGTCGCCTGTATACATGGCGACACGATTATCCCATTTTGATTTAATGGTCGCAGATCCCCTGCGTAAATCCGCATCATCCACAACATCATCATGTACAAGGGAAGCCGTATGAATCAGTTCCAATGTCGCTGCAACATGCTTTACGACATGGATATCATAACTGCCAAACTTCGCACCCAATAGGACGAATACCGGACGGATCCGCTTTCCACCGGATTGCAGTAAATGCAGGGAAGCTTCCCTTAAAACAGTGGAATCCGCTTCAATTGCGGCTTCTAGTTCTTTTTCTATTAATTGCAAATCTGCATTCAAAAATGAATACATCATTTTAAATTTCATACATTCCACCCAGCTTTGTCCATTGCTATTATGCTTATTTTGAAGGCTTGTACCCGAAATGTGTTGCTGCAACACCGCCGAAATGTGCCTTGTAACTGACATTTTCCATTCCAGCCTGCTTGAACATGCTTTCAAGCTTTTTCATGCCTGGGAAATCACGAGCTGACTCCTGCAACCATGAATATTCGCTATAGCTTTTTGCGAATAATTTGCCGAACATGGGCATGATGAAACGGAAATAAAAATAATAGCCCTGTTTAAAACCAAGCATAGTCGGCTGTGAAGTATCCAGGCAAACGACCATTCCACCCGGCTTGGCTACCCGGTTTAACTCTTTAAGCACTTGCATGTAATCAGGGACATTCCGCAGCCCGAAACCGATCGTGACATAATCAAAGCTATTGTCCTCAAAAGGCAGTTCCATTGCATTCCCATGCCTTAGGGACACTTGATCTAAATTGAGTTCATTCACCTTTTGTTCGCCGATTTTCAGCATGTTCTTACTAAAGTCCAAACCAACAACCTTTCCTTCTGGTCCTACTTCGTTAGCAAGGGCAATGGTCCAGTCCGCTGTTCCACAGCATACATCAAGTGCATGGGCGCCTTTTGGGACATTCATGATGGCCATTGTAGCCTTCCGCCATTTAAGATGCTGTTTAAAGCTGATGAGGGAATTCATCTTGTCATAGTTTCCATAGATCTTTTCAAAGACATGATGAACTTTTTGCTCTTTAGACTGCTCCATGACTCACCCTTCTTTCACATATGAATTTGCGATACTCTCTGTTTGCTCCAAGATGACATTCACTCTTTCCTGAAGTTCATCACCCAATTTAGACAGCTTCCGCATCGAGCACTGTACGGATTGCCTGGCATCCCTTAGGCACTTGTCGAATTGGGTCCGTACCCGTTCTTCTTTTTCTGACATCAGCATGGTTCCACTAATCGAGTCATCAAAAGGCATTTCCCTTAGGACATCAAAAACTATCGATTGACCCGACTTCAGATAACTCCTCTTCTCGGCAAGCAACCGATTCAAAAGCAGCAGATCTTCCGATATGTCTATCCAGTCAGGCTGATTATAGTAATCCGCCAGTTTATGAATCAGCGAAGCCTCGATCGCTTTTATCGTCTTTAAAAGCGTTGGCACATCATTAATGGACCCTTGTTGATAAAGGATGATTTTATTATCATTTATTTTTTTTATCGCGCTTGAAAGGATACGGATCATATCAACATTCCCTACACTGGCAAGCCCTTGATAGTATAAGCCACTATAGTAATCGCCAGCAAGCACTTGTAGTTGGCGATTTTTCAAAACCTCAGGCAACTCGACTCCTTCACCAGAATTCGATACGATTTCATGGGTATCCAGAGCAATTTGCACTAACATTGTTGAAATGATGTATTGATTCCGTTTTTCGCTTAAAACGTCCAAATCGCTAAACAATCCCCAAAGCAATAACAGTTTATCTTCATCTAAGCTTGGCTTTTGTATATACTTCAATAAATATGGATGTTGAGCTTTCGTTTCTATTAATCGTTTTAATTGCCTTATGTCGTCCGTTATGTTTAACAATTGAGATCACCCTTGCATCCCCGAAAGATAATTTTTTTCATACATATTGGTTTCTGTCCGTGTAAAATACACATTATTATACCATAAAAACAACCAGATGAAATGGACAACGTTTATAAAAAGAAACTTCCAAAACTAAGGAAACCATCGTCTTTTGTTCTTCAAAAAAATGGATGCGGGAAATTTACAGCTTGTTAAACGCGATATCAGATGATTGATTTAATATTTAACCCATTAAAGATAAGCTATCATTTGTCAGATGCATTCTTTTTAGAATCACTTTCTATCTCCCCGAATGGAGTATAAACTTTTGCATGTCCCCTGATTTTTATCGCCGAGGTGTGCTCCGTGAATTGTGCTATCATAACCTCTCCTGAGTCAAGTTTTTCAGAGTGATGAAACTTGGTGTCGGTTCCTCTTGTTAACCCGATGACATTCACACTATCCTCAATGGCTTTGATTACGACAAAATCATTCAGAATCTTTTTTTCATTCATTTTTCCTTGCCCCCAAGTCCTTAGTCTTTAATGAATGCCAACACTTCAGCTCTAGTACGGTGATCCTTCGCAAACGTTCCCCTTACAGCAGAAGTCACTGTTTTAGATCCCGGCTTTTTTACACCTCGCATGGTCATGCACATATGTTCAGCTTCCACTACAACCATTACACCATGAGGCTCAAGCTTTTCCATGATCGAGTCAGCCACTGTTGAAGTTATGCGCTCTTGAAGTTGTGGACGCTTCGATACAGCCTCAACCGCCCTTGCCAATTTACTTAAACCGGTTACTCTCCCGTTTTTCGGTATATATGCTACATGGGCTTTTCCGTAAAAAGGGACTAAATGATGTTCACAGACAGAGTAAAATGGAATATCCTTTACAAGTACGAGTTCTTCATGGTCTTCTCCAAAAACTGTTTCGAAATATTCCTTTGGATCCTGATTAAGTCCAGAAAAAATTTCTTCATACATTCGGGCTACACGGCCAGGAGTATCAAGCAGTCCTTCCCTCGTAGGGTCTTCCCCTACAGCCTCAAGAAGCATTTTAACCGCTTCTTCTATTTTGGCATGATTAACATTAGCCATTTATAGTACCTCCTAAAAATTCATTAAAATTATGTATTCAGAAATTCAAGGCATTACACCCTGATATCCATATTTCCTATAATTAAAGCGGCCCATTACCTCCAGCAATGACAAGCCCAAGAAACGCAGCTTCGCCGGAAACGGTTTTTTCTTACTGGTTATTTCCTGATGACAAATTCACCATTTACAGCGTTTCTAAAATATTCACTGTCTTTTATATTATCACAGATAGAAATTAAGAAGCAAAAAAAGGACCGCGTTTTCACGCGGCCCTTTTCGGTTAAGCACCCGTATGTAATGGTAGAATTACTTCACTGCATCTTTCAGTGCTTTACCAGGTTTGAAAGCTGGCACTTTGCTAGCTGCAATTTCGATTTCGTCACCAGTTTGTGGGTTACGACCTTTACGAGCCGCACGTTCACGAACTTCAAAGTTACCAAAACCAATCAATTGGACTTTATCACCGTTTTTTAGCGCTTCTAAGATTGTATCAAAAACAGCATCAACAGCTTTTGTAGCGTCTTTCTTAGAAATTTCAGTTGCTGTCACAACTTCATTAATTAATTCTGTTTTGTTCATGCCATTCACCTCCTCCCAAAAGGATTCTTTATAAAAAATCATTATTACAACACTATAATAGTGATTTGATATTAGTTTCGGTTTACAAATTTTCATTCCCTGGAAATCAAGGATTACCTAGCCGAATTAATTTCCAAATAATGCATCCATAAATTTAAAAATAGGTTGAAATCGCTGTTATAACGCGTTTTCTGTATGTAGATTATCACAAATCCTATTAGCTTAGCAAGGGAATTCAAAAAATAATGGGAATCTTTTCATAAATAATTGTATATATTATAAATTTTGTCTTTCGCTATTCATCATTTCCCTTTTTTATAGAAATTAAACTTATTATATTACTGAAAATCGCTTAACCACAGGGTTTTTCAAGATTATACTAAAAAACAATAGTTTTTTTCAACTATAAGCCTCCGCAAGTGATATTTTATTTGTGACCCTTCCGTCCATAGCATGCAAAAAGACCAATCCATTAATGGAGTTGGTCCAGCTTTTAAACGTTTTTTATAAGATGATGGCAATCAATCCCCCACTGCCCTCATTAATAATCCTCTCCAGTGTCTCTTTCAATTTATAGCGTGCATTGTCTGGCATCATCGCTAATTTCACCTGTATGCCTTCCCTTACATAAGAACTTAGGCTTCTGCCAAAAATATCAGAGTTCCATATGGAAAGTGGATTGTCTTCGAAATCCTGCATCAGATAACGGACCAATTCTTCACTTTGCTTTTCCGTTCCGATGATTGGCGAGAATTCGGATTCGACATCGACCTTGATCATGTGGATGGAAGGAGCTACAGCTTTTAGCCTGACACCGAACCTGGCTCCCTGACGGATGATTTCCGGTTCATCAAGACTCATATCGTTAAGGGATGGGGCTGCCACACCATATCCAGTTTGTTTGACCATTCTCAATGCATCGGCCACCTGATCATATTCTGCTTTCGCATACGCAAAGTCCTGCATCAAAGATAACAGATGATCCTTGCCCCGGATCTCCACACCGACAATTTCCTTCAGAATATCATCATAGAGTTCATCTGGGGCGTATAGGTCGATTTCTGCAACACCCTGACCCATCTCAATGCCCGCAAGCGCGGCACGGTCAATGAACTCGAATTCATTGAAATGACCGACTACACGATCTACATCCCTCAGGCGTTTAATATCCTTAACGGTCTCTTTAACCGCTTCCTGGTAACTTTCCCTTAACCAATGATCCTCTCGCAGAACCATTACCCAACTCGGGAGATTAACATTGACTTCGAGAACAGGGAATTCGTACAGGGCCTCACGAAGTACGCTGTAAACATCCGATTCCCGCATTCCTTCGACACTCATGGCCAATACAGGGATATCATACTTTTCCTGCAAGGATTCCTTCAGTGCGACCGTATTTGGGTGGTGAGGCTGAACGGAATTGACAATCATGATAAATGGCTTGCCAACCTCCTTCAATTCTTCAACAACCCTTTCCTCGGCATCTAAATAATCACTTCGCGGAATTTCTCCTATTGATCCATCCGTCGTGACGACTACGCCTAATGTGGAATGATCCTGTATTACTTTGCGAGTACCGATCTCAGCTGCTTCATTGAACGGAATCGGCTCTTCATACCAAGGCGTATGAATCATGCGGGGACCATTTTCATCTTCGTACCCTTTAGCCCCAGGTATTGTATAACCCACACAATCGACTAAACGGATGTTCACGTCGAGACCTTCAGCTACCTGAATCGATGCTGCCTGATTCGGTACGAATTTTGGTTCTGTAGTCATGATCGTCTTTCCAGCAGCACTTTGAGGCAATTCATCCTGTGCCCTGGCACGGTCCGCCTCTGACGGGATATTCGGAATAACGACTAACTCCATGAATTTTTTAATAAATGTGGATTTCCCAGTCCTGACGGCACCGACAACCCCCAAATATATATCGCCACCGG
Protein-coding sequences here:
- the spoIVA gene encoding stage IV sporulation protein A, producing MEKVDIFKDIAERTGGDIYLGVVGAVRTGKSTFIKKFMELVVIPNIPSEADRARAQDELPQSAAGKTIMTTEPKFVPNQAASIQVAEGLDVNIRLVDCVGYTIPGAKGYEDENGPRMIHTPWYEEPIPFNEAAEIGTRKVIQDHSTLGVVVTTDGSIGEIPRSDYLDAEERVVEELKEVGKPFIMIVNSVQPHHPNTVALKESLQEKYDIPVLAMSVEGMRESDVYSVLREALYEFPVLEVNVNLPSWVMVLREDHWLRESYQEAVKETVKDIKRLRDVDRVVGHFNEFEFIDRAALAGIEMGQGVAEIDLYAPDELYDDILKEIVGVEIRGKDHLLSLMQDFAYAKAEYDQVADALRMVKQTGYGVAAPSLNDMSLDEPEIIRQGARFGVRLKAVAPSIHMIKVDVESEFSPIIGTEKQSEELVRYLMQDFEDNPLSIWNSDIFGRSLSSYVREGIQVKLAMMPDNARYKLKETLERIINEGSGGLIAIIL
- the hepT gene encoding heptaprenyl diphosphate synthase component II, yielding MKFKMMYSFLNADLQLIEKELEAAIEADSTVLREASLHLLQSGGKRIRPVFVLLGAKFGSYDIHVVKHVAATLELIHTASLVHDDVVDDADLRRGSATIKSKWDNRVAMYTGDFIFARALEMMAVIESPLAHQILADTMVELCLGEIEQIKDKYNFEQNWRIYLRRIKRKTALLIASSCQLGAISAGVEEKVHQKLFKFGYYVGMSYQITDDILDFTASEEELGKPAGSDLIQGNITLPVLIAMEDPKLKKLIETVREDTPKDEMSHIINAIKSSGAIEQAARISDMYLEKAFTELKGLPAIKARKTLSDIAKNIGKRKF
- a CDS encoding heptaprenyl diphosphate synthase component 1 — its product is MLNITDDIRQLKRLIETKAQHPYLLKYIQKPSLDEDKLLLLWGLFSDLDVLSEKRNQYIISTMLVQIALDTHEIVSNSGEGVELPEVLKNRQLQVLAGDYYSGLYYQGLASVGNVDMIRILSSAIKKINDNKIILYQQGSINDVPTLLKTIKAIEASLIHKLADYYNQPDWIDISEDLLLLNRLLAEKRSYLKSGQSIVFDVLREMPFDDSISGTMLMSEKEERVRTQFDKCLRDARQSVQCSMRKLSKLGDELQERVNVILEQTESIANSYVKEG
- the ndk gene encoding nucleoside-diphosphate kinase, yielding MERTFLMVKPDGVQRNLIGEIVSRFEKKGFLLAGAKLMVISQELAEQHYGEHKERPFFGELVDFITSGPVFAMVWEGENVIATARQMMGATNPKDAAAATIRGDFAVTVGKNIIHGSDSAESAVREIGLFFKEEELVEYSKLVNEWVY
- the mtrB gene encoding trp RNA-binding attenuation protein MtrB produces the protein MNEKKILNDFVVIKAIEDSVNVIGLTRGTDTKFHHSEKLDSGEVMIAQFTEHTSAIKIRGHAKVYTPFGEIESDSKKNASDK
- a CDS encoding demethylmenaquinone methyltransferase; this translates as MEQSKEQKVHHVFEKIYGNYDKMNSLISFKQHLKWRKATMAIMNVPKGAHALDVCCGTADWTIALANEVGPEGKVVGLDFSKNMLKIGEQKVNELNLDQVSLRHGNAMELPFEDNSFDYVTIGFGLRNVPDYMQVLKELNRVAKPGGMVVCLDTSQPTMLGFKQGYYFYFRFIMPMFGKLFAKSYSEYSWLQESARDFPGMKKLESMFKQAGMENVSYKAHFGGVAATHFGYKPSK
- the folE gene encoding GTP cyclohydrolase I FolE; this encodes MANVNHAKIEEAVKMLLEAVGEDPTREGLLDTPGRVARMYEEIFSGLNQDPKEYFETVFGEDHEELVLVKDIPFYSVCEHHLVPFYGKAHVAYIPKNGRVTGLSKLARAVEAVSKRPQLQERITSTVADSIMEKLEPHGVMVVVEAEHMCMTMRGVKKPGSKTVTSAVRGTFAKDHRTRAEVLAFIKD
- a CDS encoding HU family DNA-binding protein, with amino-acid sequence MNKTELINEVVTATEISKKDATKAVDAVFDTILEALKNGDKVQLIGFGNFEVRERAARKGRNPQTGDEIEIAASKVPAFKPGKALKDAVK